A genomic stretch from Mycobacterium cookii includes:
- a CDS encoding TetR/AcrR family transcriptional regulator — translation MATAAQLMYHHGVAGTSLVDVHKAAGVGPSQVYHYFEDKESLVRAVIAHRLHAVLATLRGLDSMEGLRAWRDLVVDTYRQRNCEGGWAPTPV, via the coding sequence GTGGCAACAGCAGCGCAACTGATGTATCACCACGGTGTCGCCGGCACCAGTCTGGTCGACGTCCACAAAGCGGCCGGGGTTGGCCCCTCGCAGGTGTATCACTACTTCGAGGACAAGGAATCCCTGGTCAGGGCGGTCATTGCCCACCGCCTGCACGCTGTGCTGGCAACGCTTCGGGGGCTGGACAGCATGGAAGGGCTGCGCGCCTGGCGAGATTTAGTCGTCGACACCTATCGCCAGCGCAACTGTGAGGGGGGCTGGGCGCCGACACCGGTCTGA
- a CDS encoding TauD/TfdA dioxygenase family protein, translating into MSLLTITKLTDSVGAEVHGLDPAGLGGDDLVGAAVLDALEHNGVLVFRGLRLDPEAQVDFCRRLGEIDHSSDGHHPVAGIYPITLDKSKNASAAYLKATFDWHIDGCTPLGEECPQKATVLSAVQVAEWGGETEFANSYAAYDALTEQEKERLGALRVVHSLEASQRRVYPDPTPEQVERWRARRTHEHPLVWTHRSGRKSLVLGASADYVVGVDLEHGRALLDELLVRATLPDRVYSHSWSVGDTVIWDNQGVLHRAAPYDPDSQREMLRTTVLGDEPIQ; encoded by the coding sequence ATGAGCCTGCTCACTATCACGAAACTCACCGACTCCGTCGGAGCCGAAGTTCACGGCTTGGACCCAGCCGGGCTCGGAGGTGACGATTTGGTCGGCGCGGCCGTGCTGGATGCGTTGGAGCACAACGGAGTTCTGGTGTTCCGCGGCCTGCGACTCGATCCGGAAGCCCAAGTCGACTTCTGCCGGCGCCTCGGCGAGATCGACCATTCCTCTGACGGACACCACCCGGTGGCGGGCATCTACCCGATCACCCTGGACAAGTCGAAGAACGCCTCCGCGGCCTACCTGAAAGCGACGTTCGACTGGCATATCGACGGCTGCACGCCACTGGGTGAGGAATGCCCGCAAAAGGCGACGGTGCTCTCAGCAGTTCAGGTTGCCGAATGGGGCGGCGAAACCGAATTCGCCAACTCCTATGCAGCTTACGACGCACTCACCGAGCAGGAGAAGGAGCGCTTGGGGGCATTGCGTGTGGTCCATTCGTTGGAGGCATCGCAGCGGCGGGTATACCCCGACCCCACGCCGGAGCAAGTAGAGCGCTGGCGTGCGCGGCGTACCCATGAGCACCCGCTGGTGTGGACCCATCGAAGCGGTCGAAAGTCCTTGGTGCTCGGCGCTTCCGCCGATTACGTGGTCGGCGTGGATCTCGAGCACGGCCGTGCGCTACTCGATGAGCTGCTGGTGCGAGCCACCTTGCCGGACAGGGTCTACAGCCATTCCTGGTCGGTTGGCGACACCGTTATCTGGGACAACCAAGGCGTGCTGCATCGCGCCGCCCCTTACGACCCCGACTCACAACGCGAGATGCTGCGCACCACTGTTCTCGGTGACGAACCGATCCAGTAG
- a CDS encoding TetR/AcrR family transcriptional regulator → MITRKGQATRDRILAEAAALMFQQGVAGTSFEDLQAAAGVSASQIYHYFGDKHSLTCAVIGYWSDANLGFHKPLLAHLDDIDALRAWAQAIVASARANDFRGGCPLGSLASELADRDDVARNDVVVGYRRWQGAIRDGLGAMKARGALVESADVDQLAMALLAALQGGLLLAKTFRDGEPLRTALNTTIDHIASFATPQRRS, encoded by the coding sequence ATGATCACGCGCAAGGGCCAAGCCACCCGTGACCGCATCCTGGCCGAGGCCGCGGCCCTGATGTTCCAGCAGGGAGTAGCTGGCACCAGCTTCGAGGATCTCCAGGCCGCCGCCGGGGTCAGCGCGTCGCAGATCTACCACTACTTCGGCGACAAACACTCCCTCACGTGCGCCGTCATCGGGTATTGGAGCGACGCGAACCTCGGGTTTCATAAACCCCTGCTCGCCCACCTCGACGACATCGACGCATTGCGCGCCTGGGCCCAGGCGATCGTCGCCAGCGCGCGGGCCAACGACTTTCGCGGAGGATGCCCGTTGGGTTCGTTGGCAAGCGAGCTCGCCGACAGAGACGACGTCGCACGAAACGACGTCGTGGTCGGTTACCGGCGATGGCAGGGCGCCATCCGTGATGGCCTGGGAGCGATGAAGGCCCGCGGCGCACTCGTCGAAAGCGCCGACGTCGACCAACTAGCCATGGCATTGCTGGCCGCCCTGCAGGGCGGCCTGCTGCTGGCCAAGACCTTCCGCGACGGCGAGCCACTGAGGACCGCACTGAACACGACCATCGATCACATCGCCTCCTTCGCCACGCCGCAACGGCGCAGCTGA
- a CDS encoding DUF4286 family protein has product MAKALLFVESKPASPEQVDDYHAWHESTHIPEMLSVDGFVSARRWHADDGESFITLYEIDTDVETARANLKAALQAGQMSRPDVVQLQPPPVQRYLTFVGETTA; this is encoded by the coding sequence ATGGCCAAAGCACTGCTGTTCGTCGAAAGCAAACCCGCCTCACCCGAGCAGGTCGACGACTATCACGCGTGGCACGAGAGCACGCACATCCCCGAGATGCTCAGCGTCGATGGGTTCGTTTCGGCGCGACGCTGGCACGCCGACGACGGTGAATCCTTCATCACGCTCTACGAGATCGACACCGATGTCGAGACCGCCCGAGCGAACCTCAAAGCCGCGCTGCAAGCCGGTCAGATGTCCCGACCCGACGTTGTCCAGTTGCAACCGCCTCCCGTCCAGCGCTATCTGACATTCGTGGGTGAAACCACCGCGTGA
- a CDS encoding MarR family winged helix-turn-helix transcriptional regulator yields the protein MELTDNILWLLKQAFYYSLTTINDAMKMHGVSTAQIGVLRQLSNEPGLSGAELARRLLISPQGVQLALTALEKRGFVERKQDPQHARILRAHLTGEGRKVAETVVSEAISAHQDVFGVLTADEQQTLRELLGRVVEKGTGHELFIDHVES from the coding sequence CTGGAACTCACCGACAACATCCTCTGGCTGCTCAAGCAGGCGTTTTACTACTCGCTGACTACCATCAACGACGCGATGAAGATGCACGGTGTGAGCACCGCCCAGATCGGTGTGTTGCGCCAACTCAGCAACGAACCAGGCCTCTCCGGTGCTGAATTGGCCCGGCGACTACTGATCAGCCCTCAAGGTGTGCAGCTCGCCCTCACCGCGCTGGAGAAGCGCGGCTTCGTCGAACGCAAACAAGATCCCCAGCACGCACGCATCTTGCGGGCGCACCTCACCGGTGAAGGACGCAAGGTCGCTGAAACCGTTGTCAGCGAGGCGATCTCAGCGCATCAGGACGTGTTCGGGGTCCTCACCGCCGATGAGCAGCAGACGTTGCGCGAACTACTGGGCCGCGTGGTCGAAAAAGGCACCGGCCACGAACTCTTCATCGATCACGTCGAGAGTTAA
- a CDS encoding aromatic ring-hydroxylating oxygenase subunit alpha translates to MARFPKPAEGSWTEHYPELGTAPVSYEDSISPEIHDLEREAIFKRAWLNVGRVEQLPRKGSYFTKELKVVNTSIILVRTGSGEVKAFHNVCRHRGNKLVWNDMPLEETRGVCRQFTCKYHAWRYDLDGNLTFVQQEGEFFDLDKSRYGLVPVHCDVWAGFIFVNFAKRPEQSLREFLGPMVTALEGYPFDQMTSRWCYRSEVKANWKLYMDAFQEFYHAPVLHANQSPTAYSKAAAEAGFEAPHYRLDGPHRLVSTSGVRAWEMAAEMRKPIEDICQSGLFGPWDKPDLGPMPDGLNPAKCDPWGLDSFQLFPNFVILFWGQGWYLTYHYWPTSYNSHVFEGTLYFPAPRTPRERVAQELAAVSFKEYGLQDANTLEATQSMIESRVIDTFVLNDQEILLRHLHKETAAWIEQYRQMTTAGV, encoded by the coding sequence ATGGCGCGTTTCCCGAAGCCGGCGGAGGGCAGCTGGACCGAGCACTATCCCGAGCTCGGCACGGCGCCGGTGTCCTATGAAGACTCCATCAGTCCCGAGATCCACGACCTCGAACGCGAGGCCATCTTCAAACGAGCCTGGCTGAATGTCGGTCGTGTTGAACAGCTTCCCCGCAAGGGTAGTTACTTCACCAAGGAACTGAAGGTCGTCAATACGTCAATCATTCTGGTGCGCACGGGATCAGGTGAGGTCAAGGCGTTCCACAACGTGTGCCGGCATCGCGGCAACAAGTTGGTGTGGAACGACATGCCGCTGGAAGAGACCCGCGGTGTGTGCCGGCAGTTCACCTGCAAGTACCACGCCTGGCGCTATGACTTGGACGGCAACCTGACGTTTGTGCAGCAGGAAGGCGAATTCTTCGACCTCGACAAGAGCCGCTACGGCCTCGTACCGGTGCACTGCGATGTCTGGGCGGGATTCATTTTTGTCAACTTCGCCAAGAGGCCCGAGCAGTCATTGCGCGAATTCCTCGGGCCGATGGTGACCGCGCTGGAGGGCTATCCCTTCGACCAGATGACCTCGCGCTGGTGCTACCGATCGGAAGTCAAAGCGAACTGGAAGCTCTACATGGACGCCTTTCAGGAGTTTTACCACGCACCGGTATTGCATGCGAACCAGTCACCGACCGCGTACTCAAAAGCCGCGGCCGAGGCGGGTTTTGAAGCCCCGCACTATCGGCTGGATGGGCCGCACCGGCTGGTCAGCACCTCGGGGGTGCGGGCCTGGGAGATGGCCGCCGAGATGCGCAAGCCAATCGAGGACATCTGCCAGAGCGGGCTGTTCGGCCCGTGGGACAAGCCTGATCTGGGGCCGATGCCCGACGGGCTGAACCCGGCGAAATGTGATCCGTGGGGCCTGGATTCGTTTCAGCTGTTCCCGAATTTCGTCATCCTGTTCTGGGGCCAGGGCTGGTATCTGACATACCACTACTGGCCGACGTCCTACAACAGCCACGTCTTTGAAGGGACGCTGTACTTCCCGGCGCCCCGCACGCCGCGCGAGCGGGTGGCTCAGGAGTTGGCGGCAGTCTCCTTCAAGGAATACGGGCTGCAGGATGCGAACACTCTCGAAGCGACGCAGTCGATGATCGAATCGCGGGTGATCGACACCTTCGTCCTCAACGATCAGGAGATCCTTCTCCGTCATCTCCACAAAGAGACGGCGGCCTGGATTGAGCAGTACCGGCAGATGACCACGGCGGGGGTGTGA
- a CDS encoding acyl-CoA dehydrogenase family protein yields the protein MAGLSTEDPDAFVGGLFLTERGGGSDLNNTVHTRAHDIGDGLVEITGEKWFCSDADADVMVVMARNAPDAPVSLFLVPRRREDGTLNIRVRKLKDKLGTRSCPTGEIEFDRSIGWPLRLQDAGATGLRDAMDVTNACRQGVAMMGLGTARRGLLESAIQTHHWKVKERLLIDLPIIREQLVDLLVDVEAATALGFECNSDRYPTGHGVPRMLIPATKSHLCRLGVSAAAQALELHGGNGYSNDFGLARQLRDAQANPIWEGTEHILALDVLRAIGREGAHHDVLTRIDDALSTAEHHTAGWAVPELHAVQIARNHLARRVTQIAEAGPGAAEANAIRLSQLLCRTVMSALLFEHAARDDTSARSTLIAVRHTRRHLIADASWTDRIAQHLGRELLAHNDIDERSAASAATII from the coding sequence GTGGCGGGATTAAGTACCGAAGACCCCGACGCCTTCGTCGGCGGGCTGTTTCTGACCGAACGTGGCGGCGGTTCGGATCTCAACAACACCGTCCATACCCGGGCGCATGACATCGGTGACGGCCTGGTCGAGATCACCGGCGAGAAATGGTTTTGTTCCGACGCCGACGCCGACGTCATGGTGGTGATGGCGCGCAATGCCCCCGACGCACCGGTGAGCCTGTTCCTGGTGCCGCGGCGCCGCGAGGACGGCACCCTGAACATCCGGGTCCGCAAACTCAAAGACAAGCTCGGCACCCGAAGCTGCCCGACCGGTGAGATCGAATTCGACCGATCCATCGGATGGCCGCTACGCCTGCAGGACGCCGGCGCTACCGGCCTGCGCGACGCCATGGACGTCACCAACGCCTGCCGACAGGGCGTGGCGATGATGGGCCTGGGCACCGCCCGCCGCGGCCTGCTGGAATCGGCGATCCAAACGCATCACTGGAAAGTCAAGGAACGCTTACTGATCGATCTTCCGATTATCCGTGAACAACTCGTCGATCTGCTCGTCGACGTGGAAGCCGCCACCGCACTTGGCTTCGAATGCAACTCCGATCGCTACCCGACAGGACACGGCGTGCCGCGCATGCTGATCCCCGCAACCAAATCGCATCTGTGCCGACTCGGTGTGTCCGCGGCCGCGCAAGCACTCGAACTGCACGGCGGCAACGGCTACAGCAACGACTTCGGGCTGGCCCGACAGCTACGTGACGCCCAGGCCAACCCCATCTGGGAAGGCACCGAACACATCCTCGCCCTCGACGTGCTGCGCGCCATCGGCCGCGAAGGCGCCCACCACGACGTACTGACCCGCATCGACGACGCCCTGTCCACCGCCGAGCACCACACCGCGGGCTGGGCGGTCCCCGAACTGCATGCCGTTCAGATCGCCCGCAACCACCTGGCACGGCGCGTCACCCAGATCGCGGAAGCCGGGCCCGGCGCGGCTGAAGCCAACGCCATCAGGTTGTCGCAGCTGCTGTGCCGAACGGTCATGTCGGCGTTGTTGTTTGAACACGCCGCCCGCGACGACACCTCAGCCCGCTCCACCCTCATCGCGGTCCGCCACACCCGCCGCCACCTCATCGCCGACGCGTCCTGGACCGACCGCATCGCCCAACACCTTGGCCGAGAACTGCTTGCGCACAACGATATCGACGAACGCAGCGCGGCCAGCGCCGCCACCATTATCTGA
- a CDS encoding carboxymuconolactone decarboxylase family protein: MIHPLRLTPLPDVEWDDESRAALSSLIPAERANVRGAGNVLSTMLRHPALTAAYLPFNAYLLTASTLSPRTREVAVLRVVYRSNCDYLWTHHVPLAARAGLTTADIDGIRSGHCADSTDQLVIQAVDDLTTDATINQHTWDQLCDNLTHQQCMDLTFIIGGYLLLALAVNTFGIQNEEPAQGRR; the protein is encoded by the coding sequence GTGATCCACCCGCTTCGCCTGACTCCGCTGCCAGACGTTGAGTGGGACGACGAGTCTCGCGCAGCGCTGTCCTCGCTGATCCCGGCCGAACGGGCCAACGTCCGCGGCGCCGGCAACGTCCTGTCGACCATGCTGCGCCACCCCGCGCTGACCGCGGCCTACCTTCCGTTCAACGCGTACCTGCTTACCGCATCGACGCTGTCCCCGCGGACACGCGAAGTGGCGGTGCTGCGCGTTGTCTACCGGAGTAACTGCGACTATCTGTGGACGCATCACGTGCCGCTGGCAGCGCGTGCCGGGCTGACGACCGCCGACATCGACGGCATCCGATCTGGCCACTGTGCCGACAGCACCGACCAACTGGTCATCCAGGCTGTCGACGATCTCACTACCGACGCCACTATCAATCAGCACACCTGGGACCAGCTCTGCGACAACCTCACCCATCAGCAATGCATGGATCTGACCTTCATCATTGGGGGTTACTTGCTGCTTGCGTTGGCGGTCAACACCTTCGGCATACAGAACGAGGAACCCGCGCAGGGGCGACGGTGA
- a CDS encoding SDR family NAD(P)-dependent oxidoreductase: MSKVAVVTGGASGMGEATCHELGRRGIKVAVLDANEVAAQRVTEDLRADGVTALGVGADVTDRPAVEQAFAKVRSELGPVTILVTSAGMFGFSPFADITTESWSRMIDVNLTGTFHCCQVALPDMVDARWGRIVMISSSSAQRGSPFAAHYAASKGAVITLTKSLAREYAAYGITVNNIPPSGIETPMQHQGQAAGYLPSNEQLASNIPLGYLGTGADIAAAVGFLCSEEARYITGQTLGVNGGAVM; this comes from the coding sequence ATGAGCAAGGTGGCGGTGGTGACCGGCGGGGCCTCCGGCATGGGCGAGGCGACGTGTCACGAACTAGGCCGGCGCGGGATAAAAGTCGCGGTCTTGGACGCCAATGAGGTCGCCGCACAACGTGTGACCGAGGATCTGCGGGCCGACGGCGTGACCGCGCTCGGGGTAGGCGCTGACGTCACCGACCGGCCAGCGGTTGAGCAGGCCTTCGCGAAGGTGCGCAGCGAACTGGGGCCGGTAACGATCTTGGTGACCAGTGCCGGCATGTTCGGATTCTCGCCGTTCGCCGATATCACCACCGAATCCTGGTCTCGCATGATCGATGTCAACCTGACCGGCACGTTCCACTGTTGCCAGGTTGCGTTGCCCGACATGGTCGACGCGCGGTGGGGCCGGATCGTGATGATCTCGTCGTCGAGCGCCCAGCGCGGATCCCCCTTCGCGGCGCACTACGCGGCTTCCAAGGGGGCGGTGATCACCTTGACGAAGTCGTTGGCCCGCGAATACGCCGCATACGGAATCACCGTCAACAACATCCCACCCTCAGGCATCGAAACCCCGATGCAACACCAGGGTCAGGCCGCCGGATACCTACCCTCCAACGAGCAGCTTGCCAGCAACATCCCACTGGGCTACCTGGGCACCGGCGCCGACATCGCGGCGGCAGTGGGATTTTTGTGCTCAGAGGAAGCCCGCTACATCACCGGCCAAACCCTCGGCGTCAACGGGGGAGCGGTGATGTGA
- a CDS encoding aromatic ring-hydroxylating oxygenase subunit alpha: protein MTRSGRPPEGSWTEHYPELGTGPISFRDSTSQEFYNLEREAIFKKAWLNVARVEELPRAGSYLTKEIEVVGTSVILVKGKDERVRAFYNVCRHRGNKLVWNDFPGEETRGTCRQFTCKYHGWRYDLQGALKFVQQQSEFFDLDLADYGLRPLPCEVWNGFIFINFDPEPDQSLRDFLGPMITGLDDYPFAKLTERYEWVAHNNSNWKIFADAFQEYYHVPSLHSQQVPAEVREPNAGFTCGHFQLDGPHRLVSTAGTRRWLLPPEYMYPIEQATRSGLVGPWRTPDIGELPDGLNPGNIEPWGISNFQIFPNTEILIYGGWYLLYRYWPTSHNTHRFEAYTFFSPARTVRERVEHEVASVVLKEFALQDAGMLGGTQAALEYGIVDDFPLNDQEILVRHLHKVVVDWVEAYRRTQAPVGV from the coding sequence ATGACACGATCAGGAAGGCCCCCGGAAGGTTCCTGGACCGAGCACTACCCCGAGCTCGGCACCGGCCCGATCTCCTTCAGGGATTCGACCTCCCAGGAGTTCTACAACCTTGAACGCGAGGCAATCTTCAAGAAGGCCTGGCTGAACGTCGCGCGCGTCGAGGAACTTCCACGGGCCGGCAGCTATCTCACCAAAGAAATTGAAGTTGTCGGAACGTCGGTGATCCTGGTGAAGGGCAAAGACGAACGGGTTCGCGCCTTTTACAACGTATGTCGGCACCGTGGAAACAAGTTGGTGTGGAACGACTTTCCTGGCGAAGAGACCCGAGGCACGTGCCGCCAGTTCACCTGTAAGTATCACGGTTGGCGGTACGACCTGCAGGGTGCCCTGAAATTCGTTCAGCAGCAGTCGGAGTTTTTCGACCTTGACCTGGCCGACTACGGCTTACGTCCGTTGCCTTGCGAGGTGTGGAACGGCTTCATATTCATCAACTTCGACCCCGAGCCGGACCAGAGCCTGCGCGACTTTTTGGGCCCGATGATCACCGGGCTTGATGACTACCCCTTTGCGAAACTGACTGAACGCTACGAATGGGTAGCGCACAACAACAGCAATTGGAAGATCTTCGCCGACGCCTTCCAGGAGTACTACCACGTCCCCTCGCTGCACTCCCAGCAAGTGCCCGCAGAGGTACGTGAACCCAACGCCGGATTCACCTGCGGCCATTTCCAACTCGACGGCCCGCACCGACTGGTATCCACCGCCGGTACGCGCCGCTGGCTGCTGCCCCCCGAATACATGTATCCGATCGAGCAGGCTACCCGCAGTGGACTGGTCGGACCGTGGCGTACCCCCGATATCGGTGAGCTTCCGGACGGGCTCAACCCCGGCAACATCGAGCCCTGGGGAATCAGTAATTTCCAGATCTTCCCCAACACCGAAATCCTCATCTACGGCGGCTGGTATCTGCTGTACCGATACTGGCCCACATCGCACAACACCCACCGTTTCGAGGCCTACACATTCTTCTCGCCTGCCCGCACCGTACGAGAACGCGTGGAGCACGAAGTCGCCTCGGTGGTGCTCAAGGAGTTCGCACTGCAGGACGCGGGCATGCTCGGCGGAACTCAGGCAGCGCTGGAATACGGGATCGTCGACGACTTTCCACTCAACGATCAAGAGATCCTGGTGCGCCACCTGCACAAGGTGGTCGTCGACTGGGTCGAGGCGTACCGCCGCACCCAGGCCCCGGTAGGAGTATGA
- a CDS encoding metal-dependent hydrolase family protein translates to MSDVTVLRAARWADVVTGEIRTPAVVVVEDECIAAINPEAPLPDSATIVDLGDLTLLPGLMDMELNLLIGGPGGPEGLPSPMHGVQDDPAYRTLRGAVNARTTLDAGFTTVRNLGLMVKTGGYLLDVALQRAIDQGWHVGPRIYPAGHAVTPYGGHLDPTVFQRLAPGIMPLSVGEGIANGVPDVIACVRYQVRHGAKLIKVSASGGVMSHSTAPGAQQYSDAEFAAIADEAHRAGVRVAAHAVGDSAIRACIRAGIDCIEHGFLASDDTIQMMVDHGTFLVSTTYLTEAMAIDRIAPELRKKALEVFPRAKAMLPKAIAAGVRIACGTDAPAIPHGQNAKELGALVTRGMTPAQAIKAATIVAAELVEADDELGRLSPGYLADIIAVPGDPFTDIAATLDVRFVMKNGQIHKSPAACP, encoded by the coding sequence GTGAGCGATGTCACGGTTCTGCGGGCGGCGCGATGGGCCGACGTCGTCACCGGCGAGATCCGTACACCGGCGGTGGTCGTCGTCGAGGACGAATGTATTGCGGCTATCAATCCCGAAGCGCCGCTGCCGGATTCGGCCACTATCGTCGATTTGGGTGACCTGACGTTGCTGCCGGGTTTGATGGACATGGAGCTCAACCTGCTGATCGGCGGGCCCGGCGGCCCCGAGGGTTTGCCGTCGCCGATGCACGGCGTCCAAGACGATCCGGCCTACCGCACGCTGCGCGGCGCGGTCAACGCGCGCACCACACTCGACGCCGGATTCACCACCGTGCGCAATCTAGGGTTGATGGTCAAGACCGGCGGCTACCTGCTCGATGTGGCGCTGCAGCGTGCCATCGATCAAGGCTGGCACGTCGGGCCTCGGATCTATCCCGCCGGCCACGCCGTCACCCCCTACGGCGGTCACCTCGACCCGACGGTGTTTCAACGGCTCGCACCCGGCATCATGCCGCTGTCGGTGGGGGAGGGCATCGCCAACGGTGTGCCGGACGTGATCGCCTGCGTGCGGTACCAGGTTCGGCACGGCGCCAAGCTGATCAAGGTGTCCGCCTCCGGGGGTGTGATGTCGCACAGCACTGCGCCGGGCGCGCAGCAGTACTCCGATGCCGAGTTCGCCGCCATCGCCGACGAGGCCCATCGCGCCGGTGTGCGCGTCGCGGCCCACGCGGTCGGAGACAGCGCCATCCGGGCCTGCATCCGGGCCGGCATCGACTGCATCGAGCACGGTTTTCTTGCCAGCGACGACACCATCCAGATGATGGTCGACCACGGCACCTTCCTGGTGTCGACCACCTATCTGACCGAGGCCATGGCGATCGACCGCATCGCACCCGAACTGCGCAAGAAAGCGCTGGAGGTGTTCCCGCGCGCAAAAGCCATGTTGCCGAAGGCAATTGCGGCCGGCGTACGAATCGCGTGCGGCACGGACGCTCCCGCCATCCCGCACGGCCAGAACGCCAAGGAGCTCGGCGCGCTGGTGACACGCGGTATGACACCGGCGCAGGCAATCAAGGCGGCGACCATCGTCGCCGCCGAGCTTGTCGAGGCCGACGACGAGTTGGGCCGGCTGTCACCGGGCTACCTCGCCGACATCATCGCCGTGCCCGGCGATCCTTTCACCGACATCGCCGCCACCCTCGACGTCCGCTTTGTCATGAAGAACGGGCAGATCCACAAGTCGCCCGCCGCATGCCCATGA
- a CDS encoding SDR family NAD(P)-dependent oxidoreductase translates to MSKNPSPSGRMQGQTVLVTGTTKGGIGYETARLLGDEGATVLTHGRTQQAAGASVGSLTVDGNGAGTFIPVAADLSSIAGAQQLADVARAAAPHGIHGLVNNAGAGFNERRLSPDGFEMTMAINHVAVAALTDALLDLLQAGAGALGRPSRVANMTALIEGRGKVETDWSYPGRYSQTQAYFNAKLTNLLYTYALARRLDGHGVTVNAVSPGSVNSGFGAKAGGTFGLMMKLGSPLYGHASKGSAGVIRIMTDPGLATVTGGYHTPSKQKKSSKKSRTEHLQDQVYLQTQRILRAHHDDHPRSVGDDRAHPTPQRFQ, encoded by the coding sequence ATGAGCAAGAACCCCTCGCCCAGCGGCCGGATGCAGGGCCAGACCGTCCTGGTCACCGGCACCACCAAGGGTGGCATCGGGTATGAGACCGCCCGCCTTCTCGGTGACGAGGGAGCCACCGTCCTGACCCACGGCCGCACCCAACAAGCGGCGGGCGCCAGCGTCGGCAGCCTCACAGTCGACGGCAACGGAGCGGGCACGTTCATCCCGGTCGCCGCCGATCTGAGCTCAATCGCCGGCGCCCAGCAGCTGGCAGACGTCGCCCGAGCCGCAGCCCCCCACGGCATCCACGGTCTGGTCAACAACGCCGGCGCCGGGTTCAACGAGCGGCGGCTGTCCCCCGATGGCTTCGAGATGACCATGGCCATCAACCACGTGGCGGTCGCCGCCTTGACCGATGCACTCCTGGACCTGTTGCAGGCCGGTGCCGGCGCCTTGGGAAGACCGTCGCGGGTAGCCAACATGACCGCGCTGATCGAGGGGCGCGGCAAAGTTGAGACCGACTGGTCCTATCCGGGCAGGTACTCCCAGACTCAGGCCTACTTCAATGCGAAGTTGACCAACCTGCTCTACACCTACGCCTTGGCTCGCCGGCTCGACGGTCACGGGGTCACGGTCAACGCGGTCAGCCCCGGCAGCGTGAACAGCGGTTTCGGCGCCAAGGCTGGCGGAACCTTCGGGCTGATGATGAAGCTGGGTTCACCGCTCTACGGCCACGCCAGCAAAGGCTCCGCCGGGGTCATCCGGATCATGACCGACCCCGGCCTGGCCACCGTCACCGGCGGCTACCACACGCCCTCCAAGCAGAAGAAGTCCTCCAAGAAGTCCCGCACCGAGCACCTGCAGGACCAGGTCTACCTGCAGACCCAACGCATCCTGCGCGCCCACCACGACGACCACCCCAGAAGCGTCGGTGATGACCGCGCTCACCCCACGCCGCAGCGTTTCCAGTAG